In Montipora capricornis isolate CH-2021 chromosome 4, ASM3666992v2, whole genome shotgun sequence, a single genomic region encodes these proteins:
- the LOC138046047 gene encoding uncharacterized protein, translating to MALFQRNLLKFNIYSFDVEENSQKKLLVPQREALERLEGFFVGQNQGRIGLVSMTTGSGKTGMISCLPFFLEKLALHELPAPCASPYGEPPHKFDKPVLVIAPDLAIADQLEERLTVSADAPGENFLLKRNIVPPHAVNYVLPVGHKIEETKHVCNPEFLQSKDVIIANAQKFLKDEWEEVLPENIFKLVIVDEAHHHPSKTWRRIVEKFRNHAMIVFFTATPYRGDGRLRCPSPFSVPTLSPLRYPA from the coding sequence ATGGCATTATTTCAAAGGAATCTGCTGAAATTTAACATCTATAGTTTTGATGTTGAGGAAAACTCCCAAAAGAAGCTTCTGGTTCCACAGCGTGAAGCACTTGAAAGGCTTGAGGGGTTCTTCGTCGGACAGAATCAGGGACGTATAGGTCTGGTTTCTATGACCACAGGTTCGGGAAAGACAGGAATGATAAGTTGCCTTCCCTTCTTCTTGGAGAAATTAGCATTGCACGAACTTCCCGCGCCATGTGCCTCTCCATATGGAGAACCGCCTCACAAGTTTGACAAACCTGTCCTAGTTATAGCTCCAGACCTCGCAATAGCTGATCAACTCGAGGAAAGATTGACAGTGTCTGCAGATGCACCAGGAGAGAACTTTTTGCTAAAGAGAAACATAGTACCTCCCCATGCAGTTAATTATGTCCTTCCAGTGGGACACAAGATTGAAGAAACCAAGCATGTCTGTAACCCGGAATTCCTTCAGAGCAAGGACGTCATCATTGCAAACGCACAAAAGTTCCTTAAAGATGAGTGGGAAGAGGTTCTACCCGAAAACATCTTCAAACTTGTGATTGTCGATGAGGCTCATCACCATCCATCTAAGACATGGCGTCGGATCGTTGAAAAATTTAGAAATCATGCAATGATTGTATTCTTCACCGCAACCCCTTACAGAGGAGATGGGCGGTTGAGAtgcccctccccattctccgtaCCAACATTATCGCCTCTACGCTATCCTGCGTAG